The following are encoded together in the Deltaproteobacteria bacterium genome:
- a CDS encoding SDR family NAD(P)-dependent oxidoreductase: MRVLITGASGFIGSNIARRLLEAGHEVTGCVRNPQRSARALPGLKLIRCDFSKDHDPAVWMNRLEGIDVVINAVGIISESRSNTFKALHSNTPKALFKACTDAGVKKIIQVSALGADEGAGSSYHKSKKEADDYLKTLDVDYVILHPSVVYGRGGKSTALFMAMAAMPVISQIGDGKQYFQPIHISDLSDAVLKFIEKEEELRCTVQLVGPKAITFVDLLLGFRKYLGLKKPFILKVPLPLVRLSAWFGNFIKNSPMNGEALDMLLRGNTGDPAELTKLTGIEPKPLKKMIDHSPALQADYRHARLYFLLPLLQYSIAFVWIASGLISAFIYPVEESYALLRTVGAEGAMLPLLLYGASFVDVMLGLAMLTGYRIKEVSIIQVMVIALYSLIIALELPAFWLHPFGPVTKNIPFIVSILIVMLKEEK; encoded by the coding sequence ATGCGCGTACTAATTACCGGGGCAAGCGGTTTTATCGGTTCGAATATAGCAAGAAGATTACTTGAGGCAGGCCATGAAGTGACGGGATGTGTAAGAAATCCCCAAAGGTCGGCAAGAGCATTGCCGGGCCTTAAACTGATCAGGTGTGACTTCAGCAAAGACCATGATCCCGCTGTCTGGATGAATAGGCTTGAAGGGATTGATGTAGTCATTAATGCCGTGGGAATTATCAGTGAATCGAGGTCAAATACATTCAAGGCACTTCACAGTAATACACCGAAGGCCCTTTTTAAGGCTTGCACTGATGCCGGTGTTAAAAAGATCATCCAGGTCTCGGCACTGGGGGCTGATGAAGGGGCTGGAAGCAGCTACCATAAAAGCAAGAAAGAGGCTGACGACTATTTGAAAACCCTCGATGTTGATTACGTCATCCTCCATCCTTCCGTTGTTTACGGCAGGGGTGGCAAAAGTACGGCCCTCTTTATGGCTATGGCGGCCATGCCCGTCATATCCCAAATCGGTGATGGGAAACAATATTTTCAGCCCATCCATATTAGTGATTTATCGGATGCCGTTCTAAAATTCATTGAAAAAGAGGAAGAGCTAAGGTGCACAGTTCAACTGGTGGGGCCAAAGGCAATTACTTTTGTCGATCTCCTTCTAGGCTTCAGAAAGTATCTTGGCTTGAAAAAGCCCTTTATTTTAAAAGTTCCCCTGCCTCTTGTCCGGCTAAGCGCCTGGTTCGGGAATTTCATCAAAAACAGCCCCATGAACGGTGAAGCGCTGGATATGCTTCTTAGAGGCAATACGGGAGATCCGGCAGAACTGACGAAACTCACAGGCATTGAACCTAAACCTCTAAAAAAAATGATAGATCACAGTCCCGCCCTACAGGCTGATTACCGGCATGCGAGGCTCTACTTTTTGCTTCCCCTTTTACAGTATTCCATCGCCTTTGTCTGGATAGCTTCGGGCCTTATTTCGGCCTTTATTTATCCTGTGGAAGAGAGTTATGCACTGCTTAGAACTGTGGGCGCCGAGGGGGCAATGCTACCGCTATTGCTCTACGGCGCGTCCTTTGTCGATGTCATGCTCGGCCTTGCCATGTTGACCGGTTACCGTATAAAAGAGGTATCTATAATCCAGGTTATGGTGATAGCTCTTTACTCACTCATTATTGCCCTGGAACTGCCTGCCTTCTGGCTGCACCCCTTCGGGCCTGTTACCAAAAACATACCCTTCATAGTTTCCATATTAATCGTCATGCTCAAGGAGGAGAAATGA
- a CDS encoding DUF2269 domain-containing protein has protein sequence MDYLWLKFIHILSSTFLFGTGVGSAFYMFRANLSKDVPSIAFAAKNVVLADWFFTTPTVIIQPLTGIMMMYIGGYNIYDPWIMASFALYGLAGICWLPVVWLQMKMRELAEDALHKGGELSAKYWKYERWWFWLGVVAFPAMVIVFHCMVFKPL, from the coding sequence ATGGACTATTTATGGCTCAAATTTATTCATATTCTCAGTTCCACCTTTCTCTTCGGCACCGGTGTGGGAAGCGCCTTTTATATGTTCCGTGCAAACTTAAGCAAAGACGTGCCTTCCATCGCTTTTGCCGCAAAAAATGTGGTTTTGGCAGATTGGTTTTTTACAACACCCACCGTCATCATCCAACCCCTTACGGGCATCATGATGATGTATATAGGGGGCTATAACATTTACGATCCCTGGATTATGGCTTCCTTTGCCCTTTACGGATTGGCAGGCATCTGCTGGCTGCCTGTGGTCTGGCTTCAAATGAAGATGCGTGAACTGGCTGAAGATGCTTTGCATAAGGGAGGGGAGCTTTCAGCTAAATACTGGAAATATGAAAGATGGTGGTTCTGGCTTGGTGTGGTTGCTTTTCCGGCTATGGTTATTGTATTTCATTGCATGGTTTTTAAGCCGCTCTGA
- a CDS encoding DUF393 domain-containing protein: MSENNWKFKILYDGGCPICKAEIAWLKGKDRKGSLLTEDISAPAFESSLYGKSLDELMGSIHGVFPGGHIVSGIDAVIELYRAVGLGWLWLPAKLPFVRPFYDLVYSLFALYRFRYSSKSGICESGRCSK; this comes from the coding sequence ATGAGTGAGAATAATTGGAAATTCAAAATCCTCTACGATGGGGGGTGCCCAATATGCAAGGCTGAAATTGCCTGGTTGAAGGGAAAAGATAGAAAAGGAAGCCTGCTTACAGAGGATATCAGTGCGCCTGCATTTGAATCTTCACTGTATGGAAAAAGCCTTGATGAACTGATGGGCAGCATCCACGGTGTTTTCCCTGGTGGACATATTGTTTCAGGCATTGACGCAGTCATTGAGCTTTATCGCGCTGTCGGGCTTGGCTGGTTATGGTTGCCTGCAAAGCTGCCCTTCGTAAGGCCCTTTTATGATCTTGTTTACAGCTTGTTTGCCCTGTATCGCTTTCGTTATAGTTCGAAAAGCGGCATATGTGAGAGTGGTCGATGCTCAAAGTAA